One part of the Ziziphus jujuba cultivar Dongzao chromosome 2, ASM3175591v1 genome encodes these proteins:
- the LOC107417943 gene encoding putative disease resistance protein At3g14460 isoform X1: MMQTIGPYELQGLDKKQSWSLFKKVAFERGEEPRNSNIVRIGEEIVEKCKGVPLAIRTIGSILYGNNLESDWVSFKINKLAKLPKHQNGLLPTLRLSYDCLAPHLKHCFAYCRLFPKDYVIDVQKLIKLWMAQGFVNSSDQNECLEDIGYGYFLYLLGRSFFHEVRRDELGTIKKCKMHDLMHDLAISVAGEHSIIIDKYPENENFRQKIRHIFMDIKPEWSSLTFPMSFLEGTELVRTFLGLEEGIGGLSEKSCEAILSNLKCIRALGLENLRMATLPDSFDKVKHLRYIDLSSNRMKELPSSITRLYNLQTLILTHCSRLLSLPPNLKYMISLRHLLIDGCYRLTHMPGGLGELTSLRTLDHFFVAGNNSKWKDAAGFAELSHLNNLRGQLVIKRLSHNLQGDAAKSEGANLKEKQHLQSLHLLWKSKNVDDGGDIAEHDEMLLEGLQPHVNLKAFRVVRYMGVKFASWLSSLSNLVSLDLSLCENLRYLPSLDQSMSHLKELKLFSLAALQYVNLEGEYPLASRDLFFPRLEKLEISVCPNLKGWWKRNEPVGLTPTTSSMIHHNQNQPFFPFLSRLTIAGCPNLISMPLFPNVEYLHLYYVSSIAILQQIAMLIEAAVSPLLSPPLASSSDSFFNSTAPTPFSRLNYLHLQHMEDLEILPEEIANLSSSLQRLYIEDCPSLTSLPKGIGNLSVLDSLVIMGCHNLVTLPKEMGNLSSLKILRIGRCDKLKSMPEEMHGLISLAKLDISECPNLESLPEGINNLSSLTDLSIKACCKLVSLPQGMHGLTSLNDLYIKECTNLESLSEGISNLSSLETLALARCDKLETLSQGLRGLTSLAQLKIKECPNLESLSEGIANLSSLKILHIEKCYKLASLPQGLRGLTSLSQLCILVCPNLKSLPEGIAQLSKLECFAVERCDKLAAFPQDLHRLTSLKEVRITGCPFLSQAIEQDRYGLRAKLACIYRASLNGKPIHAL; the protein is encoded by the coding sequence ATGATGCAAACCATCGGGCCGTATGAGTTACAAGGTTTAGACAAAAAACAGTCTTGGTCATTGTTTAAGAAAGTGGCATTTGAGAGAGGAGAAGAGCCTCGTAACTCCAATATTGTAAGAATAGGGGAAGAGATTGTAGAAAAGTGTAAGGGAGTTCCTCTTGCCATAAGGACAATAGGAAGCATATTGTATGGCAATAATCTTGAGAGTGACTGGGTGTCCTTTAAGATTAATAAGCTTGCAAAGTTACCTAAACACCAAAATGGTCTTCTACCGACACTCCGGCTAAGTTATGATTGTCTTGCCCCTCATTTGAAGCATTGTTTTGCTTATTGTAGATTATTTCCAAAGGATTATGTCATTGATGTACAAAAGTTGATAAAACTCTGGATGGCACAAGGTTTTGTTAATTCGTCTGACCAGAACGAATGTCTAGAAGATATTGGTTAtggttattttctatatttactCGGGAGATCTTTTTTCCATGAGGTAAGGAGAGATGAGTTGGGTACCATAAAGAAGTGTAAAATGCATGACCTTATGCATGATCTTGCAATTTCAGTGGCAGGGGAACATAGCATCATAATAGACAAGTATCCAGAGAATGAAAATTTTCGTCAAAAGATTCGTCatatatttatggatattaAACCTGAGTGGAGCTCTTTGACATTTCCAATGTCCTTTCTTGAAGGAACGGAGTTGGTGCGCACCTTTCTTGGACTCGAAGAAGGAATAGGCGGTCTTAGCGAAAAGAGTTGTGAAgcaattttatccaatttaaaGTGCATACGAGCCTTGGGTTTGGAGAATTTGAGAATGGCAACGTTACCAGATAGTTTTGATAAAGTAAAACACTTGAGATACATTGATCTTTCATCTAATAGGATGAAGGAGCTACCAAGTTCTATAACGAGACTATACAATTTGCAAACACTGATTCTCACTCATTGTTCGAGGCTGTTGAGCCTTCCTCCAAATTTGAAGTATATGATCAGCTTAAGGCATCTTTTGATAGATGGATGTTATCGCTTAACTCATATGCCTGGCGGACTTGGTGAGTTAACTTCTCTTCGCACATTGGATCATTTTTTTGTGGCAGGGAATAATTCAAAGTGGAAAGATGCTGCAGGGTTTGCTGAACTGAGCCACCTTAATAACTTGAGAGGACAACTAGTGATTAAGAGGTTGAGCCATAATCTGCAGGGAGATGCTGCAAAATCAGAGGGTGCAAATTTAAAGGAGAAGCAACATCTTCAATCCTTACATTTACTGTGGAAGTCGAAGAATGTAGATGATGGTGGTGATATTGCAGAGCATGATGAAATGTTGTTGGAAGGCCTTCAACCACATGTTAACCTAAAAGCATTCCGAGTGGTGAGGTATATGGGTGTAAAGTTTGCAAGTTGGCTTTCTTCACTTAGTAATCTTGTGAGTTTAGATTTATCACTTTGTGAAAATCTCCGATACCTACCATCCTTGGATCAGTCGATGAGTCATCTCAAGGAACTTAAACTTTTTTCATTGGCTGCTCTACAGTATGTTAATTTAGAAGGAGAGTATCCGTTGGCTTCAAGAGATCTATTCTTCCCTCGCCTAGAGAAACTTGAAATAAGTGTTTGTCCAAATCTGAAGGGATGGTGGAAGAGGAATGAGCCTGTTGGTTTAACACCAACAACATCCTCCATGatacaccataaccaaaaccaaccttttttcccttttctttcacGTCTAACCATAGCGGGTTGCCCTAACCTAATTTCCATGCCGCTGTTTCCAAATGTTGAATATTTACATCTTTACTATGTTAGCTCTATAGCAATATTACAACAAATTGCAATGCTGATTGAAGCAGCTGTATCACCTTTATTATCACCACCATTAGCATCTTCTTCTGATTCATTTTTCAATTCCACAGCTCCAACCCCCTTTTCCAGATTGAACTACTTGCATCTTCAACATATGGAGGATTTAGAAATTTTGCCAGAGGAGATAGCCAACCTCTCATCATCGTTGCAGAGACTTTACATTGAAGACTGCCCCAGTTTGACATCATTGCCAAAGGGAATAGGCAACCTCTCAGTACTTGATAGTCTTGTTATCATGGGATGCCACAATTTAGTAACATTGCCCAAAGAGATGGGCAATCTCTCATCATTGAAAATTCTTCGTATTGGAAGGTGTGATAAGTTGAAATCCATGCCAGAAGAGATGCATGGTCTTATTTCTTTAGCCAAACTAGACATCTCTGAATGCCCCAATTTAGAGTCATTGCCAGAAGGGATAAACAATCTCTCATCTCTTACAGATCTTTCTATTAAGGCATGCTGTAAGTTGGTATCACTGCCACAAGGGATGCATGGTCTCACCTCTTTAAACGATCTCTACATTAAAGAATGTACCAATTTAGAATCATTGTCAGAAGGAATAAGCAATCTTTCATCACTTGAAACTCTTGCTCTAGCAAGATGTGATAAGTTGGAAACACTGTCACAAGGGCTGCGTGGTCTCACCTCTTTAGCTCAACTAAAGATTAAAGAATGTCCCAATCTAGAATCATTGTCAGAAGGGATAGCCAATCTCTCATCGCTTAAAAttcttcatattgaaaaatgcTATAAGTTAGCATCACTACCACAAGGGCTACGTGGTCTCACCTCTTTAAGCCAGTTATGCATTTTAGTCTGTCCCAACTTAAAGTCATTGCCAGAAGGGATAGCCCAACTCTCAAAACTTGAATGTTTTGCTGTTGAAAGATGTGATAAATTAGCAGCATTCCCACAAGACTTGCATCGTCTCACCTCTTTAAAGGAAGTACGCATTACAGGATGCCCTTTCCTATCACAAGCAATCGAGCAAGATAGATACGGCCTTCGAGCTAAGCTTGCTTGCATCTACCGAGCTTCCCTTAATGGGAAACCCATTCATGCGCTCTAG
- the LOC107417943 gene encoding putative disease resistance protein At3g14460 isoform X2, with translation MMQTIGPYELQGLDKKQSWSLFKKVAFERGEEPRNSNIVRIGEEIVEKCKGVPLAIRTIGSILYGNNLESDWVSFKINKLAKLPKHQNGLLPTLRLSYDCLAPHLKHCFAYCRLFPKDYVIDVQKLIKLWMAQGFVNSSDQNECLEDIGYGYFLYLLGRSFFHEVRRDELGTIKKCKMHDLMHDLAISVAGEHSIIIDKYPENENFRQKIRHIFMDIKPEWSSLTFPMSFLEGTELVRTFLGLEEGIGGLSEKSCEAILSNLKCIRALGLENLRMATLPDSFDKVKHLRYIDLSSNRMKELPSSITRLYNLQTLILTHCSRLLSLPPNLKYMISLRHLLIDGCYRLTHMPGGLGFAELSHLNNLRGQLVIKRLSHNLQGDAAKSEGANLKEKQHLQSLHLLWKSKNVDDGGDIAEHDEMLLEGLQPHVNLKAFRVVRYMGVKFASWLSSLSNLVSLDLSLCENLRYLPSLDQSMSHLKELKLFSLAALQYVNLEGEYPLASRDLFFPRLEKLEISVCPNLKGWWKRNEPVGLTPTTSSMIHHNQNQPFFPFLSRLTIAGCPNLISMPLFPNVEYLHLYYVSSIAILQQIAMLIEAAVSPLLSPPLASSSDSFFNSTAPTPFSRLNYLHLQHMEDLEILPEEIANLSSSLQRLYIEDCPSLTSLPKGIGNLSVLDSLVIMGCHNLVTLPKEMGNLSSLKILRIGRCDKLKSMPEEMHGLISLAKLDISECPNLESLPEGINNLSSLTDLSIKACCKLVSLPQGMHGLTSLNDLYIKECTNLESLSEGISNLSSLETLALARCDKLETLSQGLRGLTSLAQLKIKECPNLESLSEGIANLSSLKILHIEKCYKLASLPQGLRGLTSLSQLCILVCPNLKSLPEGIAQLSKLECFAVERCDKLAAFPQDLHRLTSLKEVRITGCPFLSQAIEQDRYGLRAKLACIYRASLNGKPIHAL, from the exons ATGATGCAAACCATCGGGCCGTATGAGTTACAAGGTTTAGACAAAAAACAGTCTTGGTCATTGTTTAAGAAAGTGGCATTTGAGAGAGGAGAAGAGCCTCGTAACTCCAATATTGTAAGAATAGGGGAAGAGATTGTAGAAAAGTGTAAGGGAGTTCCTCTTGCCATAAGGACAATAGGAAGCATATTGTATGGCAATAATCTTGAGAGTGACTGGGTGTCCTTTAAGATTAATAAGCTTGCAAAGTTACCTAAACACCAAAATGGTCTTCTACCGACACTCCGGCTAAGTTATGATTGTCTTGCCCCTCATTTGAAGCATTGTTTTGCTTATTGTAGATTATTTCCAAAGGATTATGTCATTGATGTACAAAAGTTGATAAAACTCTGGATGGCACAAGGTTTTGTTAATTCGTCTGACCAGAACGAATGTCTAGAAGATATTGGTTAtggttattttctatatttactCGGGAGATCTTTTTTCCATGAGGTAAGGAGAGATGAGTTGGGTACCATAAAGAAGTGTAAAATGCATGACCTTATGCATGATCTTGCAATTTCAGTGGCAGGGGAACATAGCATCATAATAGACAAGTATCCAGAGAATGAAAATTTTCGTCAAAAGATTCGTCatatatttatggatattaAACCTGAGTGGAGCTCTTTGACATTTCCAATGTCCTTTCTTGAAGGAACGGAGTTGGTGCGCACCTTTCTTGGACTCGAAGAAGGAATAGGCGGTCTTAGCGAAAAGAGTTGTGAAgcaattttatccaatttaaaGTGCATACGAGCCTTGGGTTTGGAGAATTTGAGAATGGCAACGTTACCAGATAGTTTTGATAAAGTAAAACACTTGAGATACATTGATCTTTCATCTAATAGGATGAAGGAGCTACCAAGTTCTATAACGAGACTATACAATTTGCAAACACTGATTCTCACTCATTGTTCGAGGCTGTTGAGCCTTCCTCCAAATTTGAAGTATATGATCAGCTTAAGGCATCTTTTGATAGATGGATGTTATCGCTTAACTCATATGCCTGGCGGACTTG GGTTTGCTGAACTGAGCCACCTTAATAACTTGAGAGGACAACTAGTGATTAAGAGGTTGAGCCATAATCTGCAGGGAGATGCTGCAAAATCAGAGGGTGCAAATTTAAAGGAGAAGCAACATCTTCAATCCTTACATTTACTGTGGAAGTCGAAGAATGTAGATGATGGTGGTGATATTGCAGAGCATGATGAAATGTTGTTGGAAGGCCTTCAACCACATGTTAACCTAAAAGCATTCCGAGTGGTGAGGTATATGGGTGTAAAGTTTGCAAGTTGGCTTTCTTCACTTAGTAATCTTGTGAGTTTAGATTTATCACTTTGTGAAAATCTCCGATACCTACCATCCTTGGATCAGTCGATGAGTCATCTCAAGGAACTTAAACTTTTTTCATTGGCTGCTCTACAGTATGTTAATTTAGAAGGAGAGTATCCGTTGGCTTCAAGAGATCTATTCTTCCCTCGCCTAGAGAAACTTGAAATAAGTGTTTGTCCAAATCTGAAGGGATGGTGGAAGAGGAATGAGCCTGTTGGTTTAACACCAACAACATCCTCCATGatacaccataaccaaaaccaaccttttttcccttttctttcacGTCTAACCATAGCGGGTTGCCCTAACCTAATTTCCATGCCGCTGTTTCCAAATGTTGAATATTTACATCTTTACTATGTTAGCTCTATAGCAATATTACAACAAATTGCAATGCTGATTGAAGCAGCTGTATCACCTTTATTATCACCACCATTAGCATCTTCTTCTGATTCATTTTTCAATTCCACAGCTCCAACCCCCTTTTCCAGATTGAACTACTTGCATCTTCAACATATGGAGGATTTAGAAATTTTGCCAGAGGAGATAGCCAACCTCTCATCATCGTTGCAGAGACTTTACATTGAAGACTGCCCCAGTTTGACATCATTGCCAAAGGGAATAGGCAACCTCTCAGTACTTGATAGTCTTGTTATCATGGGATGCCACAATTTAGTAACATTGCCCAAAGAGATGGGCAATCTCTCATCATTGAAAATTCTTCGTATTGGAAGGTGTGATAAGTTGAAATCCATGCCAGAAGAGATGCATGGTCTTATTTCTTTAGCCAAACTAGACATCTCTGAATGCCCCAATTTAGAGTCATTGCCAGAAGGGATAAACAATCTCTCATCTCTTACAGATCTTTCTATTAAGGCATGCTGTAAGTTGGTATCACTGCCACAAGGGATGCATGGTCTCACCTCTTTAAACGATCTCTACATTAAAGAATGTACCAATTTAGAATCATTGTCAGAAGGAATAAGCAATCTTTCATCACTTGAAACTCTTGCTCTAGCAAGATGTGATAAGTTGGAAACACTGTCACAAGGGCTGCGTGGTCTCACCTCTTTAGCTCAACTAAAGATTAAAGAATGTCCCAATCTAGAATCATTGTCAGAAGGGATAGCCAATCTCTCATCGCTTAAAAttcttcatattgaaaaatgcTATAAGTTAGCATCACTACCACAAGGGCTACGTGGTCTCACCTCTTTAAGCCAGTTATGCATTTTAGTCTGTCCCAACTTAAAGTCATTGCCAGAAGGGATAGCCCAACTCTCAAAACTTGAATGTTTTGCTGTTGAAAGATGTGATAAATTAGCAGCATTCCCACAAGACTTGCATCGTCTCACCTCTTTAAAGGAAGTACGCATTACAGGATGCCCTTTCCTATCACAAGCAATCGAGCAAGATAGATACGGCCTTCGAGCTAAGCTTGCTTGCATCTACCGAGCTTCCCTTAATGGGAAACCCATTCATGCGCTCTAG
- the LOC107417943 gene encoding putative disease resistance protein At3g14460 isoform X3, protein MATLPDSFDKVKHLRYIDLSSNRMKELPSSITRLYNLQTLILTHCSRLLSLPPNLKYMISLRHLLIDGCYRLTHMPGGLGELTSLRTLDHFFVAGNNSKWKDAAGFAELSHLNNLRGQLVIKRLSHNLQGDAAKSEGANLKEKQHLQSLHLLWKSKNVDDGGDIAEHDEMLLEGLQPHVNLKAFRVVRYMGVKFASWLSSLSNLVSLDLSLCENLRYLPSLDQSMSHLKELKLFSLAALQYVNLEGEYPLASRDLFFPRLEKLEISVCPNLKGWWKRNEPVGLTPTTSSMIHHNQNQPFFPFLSRLTIAGCPNLISMPLFPNVEYLHLYYVSSIAILQQIAMLIEAAVSPLLSPPLASSSDSFFNSTAPTPFSRLNYLHLQHMEDLEILPEEIANLSSSLQRLYIEDCPSLTSLPKGIGNLSVLDSLVIMGCHNLVTLPKEMGNLSSLKILRIGRCDKLKSMPEEMHGLISLAKLDISECPNLESLPEGINNLSSLTDLSIKACCKLVSLPQGMHGLTSLNDLYIKECTNLESLSEGISNLSSLETLALARCDKLETLSQGLRGLTSLAQLKIKECPNLESLSEGIANLSSLKILHIEKCYKLASLPQGLRGLTSLSQLCILVCPNLKSLPEGIAQLSKLECFAVERCDKLAAFPQDLHRLTSLKEVRITGCPFLSQAIEQDRYGLRAKLACIYRASLNGKPIHAL, encoded by the coding sequence ATGGCAACGTTACCAGATAGTTTTGATAAAGTAAAACACTTGAGATACATTGATCTTTCATCTAATAGGATGAAGGAGCTACCAAGTTCTATAACGAGACTATACAATTTGCAAACACTGATTCTCACTCATTGTTCGAGGCTGTTGAGCCTTCCTCCAAATTTGAAGTATATGATCAGCTTAAGGCATCTTTTGATAGATGGATGTTATCGCTTAACTCATATGCCTGGCGGACTTGGTGAGTTAACTTCTCTTCGCACATTGGATCATTTTTTTGTGGCAGGGAATAATTCAAAGTGGAAAGATGCTGCAGGGTTTGCTGAACTGAGCCACCTTAATAACTTGAGAGGACAACTAGTGATTAAGAGGTTGAGCCATAATCTGCAGGGAGATGCTGCAAAATCAGAGGGTGCAAATTTAAAGGAGAAGCAACATCTTCAATCCTTACATTTACTGTGGAAGTCGAAGAATGTAGATGATGGTGGTGATATTGCAGAGCATGATGAAATGTTGTTGGAAGGCCTTCAACCACATGTTAACCTAAAAGCATTCCGAGTGGTGAGGTATATGGGTGTAAAGTTTGCAAGTTGGCTTTCTTCACTTAGTAATCTTGTGAGTTTAGATTTATCACTTTGTGAAAATCTCCGATACCTACCATCCTTGGATCAGTCGATGAGTCATCTCAAGGAACTTAAACTTTTTTCATTGGCTGCTCTACAGTATGTTAATTTAGAAGGAGAGTATCCGTTGGCTTCAAGAGATCTATTCTTCCCTCGCCTAGAGAAACTTGAAATAAGTGTTTGTCCAAATCTGAAGGGATGGTGGAAGAGGAATGAGCCTGTTGGTTTAACACCAACAACATCCTCCATGatacaccataaccaaaaccaaccttttttcccttttctttcacGTCTAACCATAGCGGGTTGCCCTAACCTAATTTCCATGCCGCTGTTTCCAAATGTTGAATATTTACATCTTTACTATGTTAGCTCTATAGCAATATTACAACAAATTGCAATGCTGATTGAAGCAGCTGTATCACCTTTATTATCACCACCATTAGCATCTTCTTCTGATTCATTTTTCAATTCCACAGCTCCAACCCCCTTTTCCAGATTGAACTACTTGCATCTTCAACATATGGAGGATTTAGAAATTTTGCCAGAGGAGATAGCCAACCTCTCATCATCGTTGCAGAGACTTTACATTGAAGACTGCCCCAGTTTGACATCATTGCCAAAGGGAATAGGCAACCTCTCAGTACTTGATAGTCTTGTTATCATGGGATGCCACAATTTAGTAACATTGCCCAAAGAGATGGGCAATCTCTCATCATTGAAAATTCTTCGTATTGGAAGGTGTGATAAGTTGAAATCCATGCCAGAAGAGATGCATGGTCTTATTTCTTTAGCCAAACTAGACATCTCTGAATGCCCCAATTTAGAGTCATTGCCAGAAGGGATAAACAATCTCTCATCTCTTACAGATCTTTCTATTAAGGCATGCTGTAAGTTGGTATCACTGCCACAAGGGATGCATGGTCTCACCTCTTTAAACGATCTCTACATTAAAGAATGTACCAATTTAGAATCATTGTCAGAAGGAATAAGCAATCTTTCATCACTTGAAACTCTTGCTCTAGCAAGATGTGATAAGTTGGAAACACTGTCACAAGGGCTGCGTGGTCTCACCTCTTTAGCTCAACTAAAGATTAAAGAATGTCCCAATCTAGAATCATTGTCAGAAGGGATAGCCAATCTCTCATCGCTTAAAAttcttcatattgaaaaatgcTATAAGTTAGCATCACTACCACAAGGGCTACGTGGTCTCACCTCTTTAAGCCAGTTATGCATTTTAGTCTGTCCCAACTTAAAGTCATTGCCAGAAGGGATAGCCCAACTCTCAAAACTTGAATGTTTTGCTGTTGAAAGATGTGATAAATTAGCAGCATTCCCACAAGACTTGCATCGTCTCACCTCTTTAAAGGAAGTACGCATTACAGGATGCCCTTTCCTATCACAAGCAATCGAGCAAGATAGATACGGCCTTCGAGCTAAGCTTGCTTGCATCTACCGAGCTTCCCTTAATGGGAAACCCATTCATGCGCTCTAG
- the LOC132800606 gene encoding disease resistance protein RGA2-like has protein sequence MAEGALISVVASIVRVLGTPSFKELGNFWGHKKKFEKLENTMSLLEAVIQDAEAKQINSRQIEHWLERLEDVVYEVDSLLDEFQTEALRSQAMPGNETTKKVRTFLSNSNRIAFQVKMGIKLRKVRKTLKGIKDDSVFGMLTQLPLEPDTEHANNRETHSFVRDEEVIGRDEDKMNIIKLLLGSDSQDKDNVSFLPIVGMGGLGKTTLAQFVYNDEKIRKHFELLIWVCISDVFDLKIVLEKMIKSINGSVQQGLELDQLQHSLRQKLSGKRYLLVLDDVWNEDGEKWLKLKTLLVDGSRGSRVLITT, from the coding sequence ATGGCAGAAGGAGCTTTAATCAGTGTTGTAGCCTCCATCGTTAGGGTGTTGGGTACTCCGTCATTCAAAGAGCTCGGAAACTTTTGGGGTCATAAAAAGAAGTTTGAGAAGCTTGAGAATACGATGAGCTTGCTGGAAGCAGTAATTCAAGATGCAGAGGCAAAGCAGATCAATAGCCGTCAAATCGAGCACTGGCTTGAGAGGCTTGAAGACGTAGTTTATGAAGTTGATAGCTTGCTGGACGAATTTCAGACTGAAGCTTTAAGGAGTCAAGCGATGCCTGGGAATGAAACCACCAAGAAGGTACGCACTTTCTTGTCAAACTCAAACCGGATTGCTTTTCAAGTAAAGATGGGTATTAAGTTAAGAAAGGTTAGGAAGACACTTAAAGGTATTAAAGATGATAGCGTCTTTGGTATGTTGACACAACTCCCCCTAGAACCAGACACTGAGCATGCCAATAACAGAGAGACTCACTCTTTTGTGCGTGATGAAGAAGTTATTGGAAGGGATGAGGATAAAATGAACATTATTAAACTTTTGTTGGGTTCTGATTCTCAAGATAAGGATAATGTTTCATTCCTTCCCATAGTTGGTATGGGCGGACTAGGAAAAACCACACTTGCTCAGTTCGTTTACAATGATGAGAAGATTAGGAAACATTTTGAACTTCTAATATGGGTTTGCATATCTGATGTGTTTGACCTGAAAATAGTTCTTGAGAAAATGATTAAATCAATAAATGGTTCTGTACAACAAGGCCTTGAGCTAGATCAGTTGCAACACTCTCTTCGCCAAAAGCTAAGTGGAAAAAGATATCTTCTTGTATTAGATGATGTGTGGAATGAAGATGGGGAAAAATGGCTTAAACTAAAAACATTGCTTGTGGATGGTTCACGGGGTAGTAGAGTTTTGATAACTACATGA